One window of Thermocoleostomius sinensis A174 genomic DNA carries:
- the glyQ gene encoding glycine--tRNA ligase subunit alpha — MNFQSIITTLHQFWADCGCLIVQPYDTEKGAGTKSPHTFLRALGPEPWSVAYVEPCRRPADGRYGENPNRVQHYYQYQVLIKPSPDNILELYLDSLRGLGIRPEDHDIRFVEDNWEDAAVGAWGVGWEVWLDGMEVTQFTYFQQCGGIDCRPVSVEITYGLERLTMYIQGVDSFFDLQWNDDITYGDVHLQGEIEGSIYNFEVSDPEKLFTLFTLYEQEAERLMQKGLVLPAYDQVLKCSHTFNLLDARGVISVTERTRYILKIRGLARQVAQLYLAQREELGFPLLKRTKRGESIEVT; from the coding sequence GTGAATTTTCAATCGATTATTACAACCCTTCATCAGTTTTGGGCAGATTGCGGCTGCCTAATTGTTCAACCCTATGACACTGAGAAAGGTGCAGGAACAAAAAGTCCGCATACATTTTTAAGAGCCTTGGGACCGGAACCTTGGTCGGTTGCGTATGTAGAACCGTGTCGTCGTCCAGCCGATGGGCGATATGGGGAAAATCCAAATCGGGTGCAGCACTACTATCAGTACCAAGTTCTCATTAAACCCTCACCAGATAATATTCTTGAACTGTATTTGGACTCTTTGAGAGGGTTGGGCATTCGACCAGAAGATCACGATATCCGATTTGTGGAAGACAACTGGGAAGATGCGGCTGTTGGAGCTTGGGGAGTAGGCTGGGAGGTTTGGCTCGACGGCATGGAAGTGACTCAATTCACCTACTTTCAGCAGTGTGGAGGAATCGATTGTCGGCCTGTTTCAGTTGAAATCACTTATGGATTAGAGCGATTGACCATGTACATTCAAGGGGTGGACTCATTCTTTGATCTTCAATGGAATGATGACATCACTTACGGCGATGTGCATTTGCAAGGCGAGATCGAAGGTTCCATCTACAATTTTGAGGTATCCGATCCAGAGAAACTGTTTACACTGTTCACTCTTTATGAACAAGAGGCGGAACGCTTGATGCAGAAGGGTTTAGTACTGCCTGCATATGATCAGGTGTTGAAGTGTTCTCACACGTTCAATTTGCTGGATGCTAGAGGGGTGATTTCTGTAACAGAGCGAACTCGATATATTTTGAAGATTCGAGGCTTGGCACGCCAGGTTGCTCAACTTTACTTAGCGCAGCGAGAAGAGTTAGGCTTTCCACTTTTGAAACGTACTAAGAGAGGTGAGTCCATAGAAGTGACTTAG
- a CDS encoding helix-turn-helix transcriptional regulator, with protein MGDDRQGIKHQILHLLKRQGAQTATALADQLQVSPMAIRQHLQSLKAEQWVTYQEERRPLGRPVKLWQLTPQSGQWFPDSHTELLVDILCSIKAMFGADGIDRLMLDRSQRQTQTYRSKVNEWSDPNLGAVSDLLDWQRRVNALAHLRTQEGYMAEVVEQPEGALLLIENHCPICAAAQICQNLCSTELEVFRAVLGATVTVERVEHILQGDRRCTYRIQG; from the coding sequence ATGGGTGACGATCGGCAAGGCATTAAACATCAAATCCTGCATTTGCTCAAGAGGCAAGGTGCACAAACAGCAACGGCACTCGCTGATCAATTGCAGGTGTCACCTATGGCAATTCGTCAGCATCTACAATCACTGAAGGCAGAACAGTGGGTAACGTATCAGGAAGAGCGACGACCCTTAGGACGACCTGTCAAGTTGTGGCAACTGACTCCGCAGTCGGGGCAGTGGTTTCCTGATAGTCACACTGAACTACTGGTGGATATCTTGTGCAGTATTAAAGCGATGTTTGGTGCTGATGGCATCGATCGGTTAATGCTCGATCGCAGTCAACGGCAAACACAAACCTATCGATCGAAGGTGAATGAATGGTCTGATCCTAATTTGGGGGCTGTTTCGGATTTACTGGATTGGCAACGGCGTGTGAATGCTCTTGCCCACCTGCGCACCCAAGAGGGGTATATGGCTGAAGTGGTTGAGCAACCCGAAGGTGCGTTATTACTAATCGAAAATCACTGTCCTATTTGTGCAGCAGCTCAAATTTGTCAAAACTTGTGCAGTACTGAACTGGAAGTGTTCCGAGCAGTTTTGGGTGCAACAGTAACGGTAGAACGAGTTGAGCACATTTTGCAGGGCGATCGCCGCTGTACGTATCGAATCCAGGGGTAA